Proteins encoded together in one uncultured Desulfobacter sp. window:
- the nifD gene encoding nitrogenase molybdenum-iron protein alpha chain, with translation MTGERTITANAEEIKKTILAKYPPKVARKRAKQLTPVTGEDKGSLQIAANVRTVPGIITQRGCCYAGCKGVIMGPTRDIINLTHGPIGCGFYSWLTRRNQTRPPSDDSENFMTYCFSTDMQDEDIVFGGEKKLKAALQEAYDLFKPKAISIFSTCPVGLIGDDIHAVAREMKEKLGINIWGFSCEGYKGVSQSAGHHIANNAIFTHVVGLDDTVKDAKYKINLLGEYNIGGDGFIIEELLNKCGIDLISTFSGNSTYNQFANCHTADLNTVMCHRSINYVADMLELKYGIPWIKVSFLGPTSTARSLRKIAAYFGDQELIDRVEEVIAEEMVPVEAKIKEVKPRCEGKSAMMFVGGSRAHHYQELFRAMGMEVLSAGYEFAHRDDYEGRDIIPTIKIDADSRNIEELEIEPDETRYNPRKTEEEMKALEEKGFPFKEYDGMKYDMVENSMMIDDISQHETDTIIEMYKPDIFCAGIKEKYTVQKHGIPMKQLHSYDTGGPYAVFKGFVNFCDEIDRMLNANVWEYLEAPWQKAPELSAKYVGE, from the coding sequence ATGACAGGTGAACGAACCATCACCGCTAACGCGGAAGAGATAAAAAAAACAATATTGGCAAAGTATCCGCCCAAAGTGGCACGAAAACGCGCTAAACAGCTCACACCAGTGACCGGCGAAGATAAAGGCAGTCTTCAGATAGCGGCCAATGTCAGGACCGTCCCGGGCATCATCACCCAGAGGGGATGCTGCTATGCCGGCTGCAAAGGCGTTATCATGGGTCCGACCCGGGATATCATCAATTTAACCCACGGTCCCATCGGCTGCGGATTCTATTCATGGTTGACCCGGCGCAACCAGACGCGACCCCCATCAGATGATTCCGAAAATTTTATGACATACTGCTTTTCCACGGACATGCAGGACGAAGACATTGTTTTCGGCGGGGAAAAGAAACTGAAAGCAGCTCTCCAGGAAGCGTATGACCTTTTTAAGCCCAAAGCAATCTCAATTTTTTCAACCTGTCCGGTGGGTCTGATCGGTGACGATATCCATGCCGTGGCAAGAGAGATGAAAGAAAAGCTGGGCATCAACATCTGGGGATTCTCCTGTGAAGGCTATAAGGGCGTGAGCCAATCCGCCGGCCATCACATTGCCAATAACGCCATTTTTACCCATGTTGTGGGCTTGGATGATACAGTCAAAGACGCCAAATACAAAATAAATTTGCTGGGCGAATACAATATCGGCGGGGACGGCTTCATCATTGAAGAATTGCTCAATAAATGCGGTATTGATCTGATTTCCACTTTTTCCGGCAACTCCACCTATAACCAGTTTGCCAACTGCCACACCGCAGACCTGAATACGGTCATGTGTCATCGTTCAATCAACTATGTGGCCGACATGCTTGAGCTAAAGTATGGTATCCCCTGGATAAAAGTCAGTTTTTTAGGGCCGACGTCAACTGCACGCAGCCTGCGCAAGATTGCCGCTTATTTTGGCGATCAAGAACTCATTGACCGGGTGGAAGAGGTGATTGCCGAAGAGATGGTGCCGGTTGAAGCTAAAATCAAAGAAGTTAAACCCCGATGCGAGGGTAAGAGCGCCATGATGTTTGTGGGAGGTTCCAGGGCCCACCATTACCAGGAACTGTTCAGGGCCATGGGGATGGAAGTGCTTTCCGCAGGATACGAATTCGCCCACAGGGATGATTACGAAGGCCGTGACATCATTCCGACCATTAAAATTGATGCGGACTCCAGAAATATTGAGGAGCTGGAAATCGAACCGGACGAGACCCGGTATAACCCCAGAAAAACCGAAGAAGAGATGAAGGCCCTGGAAGAAAAGGGTTTTCCGTTTAAGGAATATGACGGCATGAAATACGATATGGTCGAGAACTCCATGATGATAGACGATATCTCCCAGCATGAGACAGATACCATTATCGAAATGTACAAGCCTGATATCTTCTGTGCCGGTATCAAGGAAAAATACACCGTCCAGAAGCACGGCATTCCCATGAAGCAGCTCCACTCTTATGATACAGGTGGTCCCTATGCGGTATTCAAAGGTTTTGTGAATTTCTGTGATGAAATCGACCGCATGCTGAACGCCAACGTCTGGGAGTACCTGGAAGCACCCTGGCAAAAAGCTCCTGAGTTGTCCGCCAAATACGTTGGGGAA
- a CDS encoding P-II family nitrogen regulator, with protein sequence MLIDAGISSMTAMECLGRGKGLVNMELLKGAQEGHEEAIAQLGQGDRLRPKRALFVVVPDNLVQKTIDTIIKSNQTGQPGDGKIWVKPTEDSISVRTSERGDTVLDEF encoded by the coding sequence GTGTTGATTGACGCGGGCATCTCTTCCATGACCGCTATGGAGTGTCTGGGGCGGGGAAAAGGCCTGGTGAACATGGAGCTGCTCAAAGGGGCACAAGAGGGGCATGAAGAGGCCATTGCCCAGTTGGGTCAGGGCGATCGCCTGCGCCCCAAACGTGCTCTGTTTGTGGTTGTCCCTGACAATTTGGTTCAAAAAACAATAGACACCATTATTAAATCCAACCAAACCGGACAGCCCGGAGACGGGAAAATCTGGGTCAAGCCCACCGAGGATTCCATCTCTGTGAGGACATCTGAACGCGGAGATACCGTTCTTGACGAATTTTAA
- a CDS encoding P-II family nitrogen regulator → MKVMIKSIVRPEKVNAVMAALMEAGYPAVTRMSVAGRGKQRGIKIGEITYDEIPKEMLISVIDEKDRDFLLKTILETAKTGEKGAFGDGKIFISPIIDSYTISSGKKDIDLDEEVTS, encoded by the coding sequence ATGAAAGTAATGATTAAATCCATTGTTCGCCCTGAAAAGGTTAACGCAGTCATGGCCGCACTCATGGAAGCAGGATATCCGGCTGTCACCCGGATGAGCGTGGCAGGACGTGGCAAACAACGGGGAATCAAAATTGGTGAAATCACCTATGATGAAATCCCCAAGGAGATGCTCATATCGGTAATTGATGAAAAAGATCGTGATTTTCTGCTGAAAACCATTTTGGAAACCGCAAAGACTGGAGAGAAAGGCGCCTTTGGCGATGGCAAGATTTTCATTTCTCCGATCATTGATTCCTACACCATCAGTTCCGGCAAAAAAGACATTGACCTTGATGAAGAGGTGACATCATGA
- the nifH gene encoding nitrogenase iron protein has protein sequence MRKVAIYGKGGIGKSTTTQNTVAGLVEAGKNIMIVGCDPKSDSTRLMLNGLAQKTVLDTLREEGEDVELEDVRKVGYGGVLCTESGGPEPGVGCAGRGIITSINLLEQLGAYDEEQNLDYVFYDVLGDVVCGGFAMPIREGKAQEIYIVVSGEMMAMYAANNICKGIVKFAQSGGVRLGGLICNSRMVANEEEMIQQLAKKLGTQMLHFVPRDNMVQQAEINRKTVIDFAPDHPQADEYRALSKKMDENEMFVIPTPLEIEELENMLIEYGIAS, from the coding sequence ATGAGAAAGGTAGCAATCTACGGAAAAGGCGGCATCGGCAAATCCACTACAACCCAGAATACTGTTGCAGGGCTGGTGGAAGCCGGCAAAAATATTATGATCGTGGGCTGCGACCCCAAGTCTGATTCCACCCGGCTTATGCTGAACGGCCTGGCCCAGAAAACCGTTCTTGATACCCTGAGAGAAGAGGGTGAAGATGTTGAACTTGAAGATGTTAGAAAAGTTGGATACGGCGGCGTTTTGTGTACGGAATCCGGTGGACCCGAACCCGGTGTCGGCTGTGCTGGTCGTGGGATCATCACCTCCATCAACCTACTTGAGCAGCTGGGTGCCTATGACGAAGAGCAGAATCTGGATTATGTTTTTTATGATGTTCTGGGCGACGTTGTTTGCGGCGGTTTTGCCATGCCCATCCGTGAAGGTAAAGCCCAGGAAATTTATATTGTCGTCTCCGGCGAAATGATGGCCATGTACGCAGCCAATAACATCTGCAAGGGTATCGTAAAATTTGCCCAGTCCGGCGGTGTTCGTCTTGGCGGTCTGATCTGTAACTCCCGTATGGTTGCCAACGAGGAAGAAATGATTCAGCAGCTGGCCAAAAAACTGGGCACCCAGATGCTTCACTTTGTACCCAGGGACAATATGGTTCAGCAGGCCGAGATCAACAGAAAAACCGTAATTGATTTTGCACCGGATCACCCCCAGGCTGATGAATACCGGGCACTGTCCAAAAAAATGGATGAAAATGAGATGTTCGTCATCCCCACCCCCCTTGAAATTGAAGAACTGGAAAACATGCTCATTGAATACGGGATCGCTTCATAA
- a CDS encoding lysophospholipid acyltransferase family protein, producing MSNVFSAFWASVYIWAMPPWSVKIVGREKLDIRKNYVFVSNHQSQLDILVLYQLLFPYRWVSKASVFKLPFVGWNMALNNGDIKLKRGDKESIEAMMAECEKLLRQNISIFFFPEGTRSKDGHIGRFKPGAFILAKNTGVDIQPIAISNTTKALPKHSLSFQGHTEMTVKVLDTIPFSRFKGMPPEKIADMTRTYISGHVENSRESV from the coding sequence GTGTCAAACGTTTTCAGCGCGTTCTGGGCCTCGGTTTATATTTGGGCTATGCCGCCATGGTCCGTAAAAATAGTAGGCCGGGAAAAGCTTGATATCCGCAAAAACTATGTGTTTGTGTCCAATCATCAAAGCCAGCTGGATATACTTGTTCTTTATCAATTGCTGTTTCCCTACCGGTGGGTGTCTAAAGCTTCGGTATTTAAACTGCCGTTTGTTGGTTGGAATATGGCACTGAACAATGGGGATATTAAACTTAAGCGCGGTGATAAGGAGAGTATTGAAGCGATGATGGCCGAGTGTGAGAAGCTTTTGCGGCAAAATATTTCCATTTTTTTCTTCCCCGAAGGCACTAGGTCCAAAGATGGCCATATAGGCCGATTTAAACCTGGGGCGTTTATTCTGGCAAAAAATACAGGCGTTGACATTCAGCCCATTGCCATCAGCAACACCACCAAGGCTTTGCCTAAACATTCATTGTCCTTTCAGGGACACACGGAAATGACGGTCAAGGTCCTGGATACCATTCCCTTTTCCCGGTTCAAGGGTATGCCCCCTGAAAAGATTGCCGATATGACAAGGACGTATATTTCCGGGCATGTTGAAAATTCCCGGGAATCAGTCTGA
- the map gene encoding type I methionyl aminopeptidase: protein MKIKSTTIRPNELCPCGSGKKFKNCCRNKKTQISLKDKYKNKYDIILKTPEQIDGIRKCGELLLSIMDGVEKMIRPGLKTDEINTYVHEETIKAGAVPAPLNYRGFPKSVCVSINDVICHGIPGERVLEDGDIVNVDITPILGGYYADANKTFFVGTPGRDAQKIVAVAAESLRLGIEQVKPGATLGDIGHAIQKYAEGQRCSVVREFVGHGVGIDFHEQPQVLHFGRRGTGVTLVPGMVFTIEPMVNLGKKELHVLEDRWTAVTNDGSLSAQFEQTILVTDDGYESLTPYEL, encoded by the coding sequence ATGAAAATTAAATCAACGACTATTCGACCCAATGAACTGTGCCCATGCGGCAGCGGGAAAAAATTTAAAAATTGCTGCAGGAACAAAAAAACACAAATTTCTTTGAAGGATAAATATAAAAATAAATATGACATTATCCTGAAAACACCCGAGCAGATTGATGGTATTCGAAAATGCGGAGAGCTGCTTTTATCTATTATGGACGGGGTTGAAAAGATGATTCGGCCTGGTTTAAAAACCGATGAGATCAATACCTATGTACATGAAGAGACCATAAAAGCCGGCGCTGTGCCCGCACCGCTCAACTACAGGGGGTTTCCCAAGAGTGTCTGCGTTTCCATTAATGATGTGATCTGCCACGGTATCCCCGGTGAACGGGTCCTTGAAGACGGGGATATTGTCAATGTTGATATAACACCAATTTTGGGCGGTTACTATGCCGATGCCAATAAAACTTTTTTTGTGGGTACGCCTGGGCGCGATGCCCAGAAAATTGTGGCTGTGGCTGCCGAAAGTCTGCGGCTGGGTATAGAGCAGGTCAAGCCCGGGGCCACCTTGGGGGATATTGGTCATGCCATTCAAAAATATGCCGAAGGGCAGAGGTGTTCTGTTGTCAGGGAATTCGTGGGTCATGGTGTGGGAATTGATTTCCATGAACAGCCCCAGGTCCTTCATTTTGGGCGGCGCGGCACCGGTGTGACGCTTGTGCCGGGTATGGTATTTACCATAGAACCCATGGTCAATTTAGGTAAAAAAGAGCTGCATGTGCTTGAGGATCGATGGACAGCGGTGACCAATGACGGATCCTTGTCCGCCCAGTTTGAACAGACTATCCTTGTAACAGATGACGGGTATGAAAGCTTAACCCCATATGAGTTATAG
- the miaB gene encoding tRNA (N6-isopentenyl adenosine(37)-C2)-methylthiotransferase MiaB, with protein MSPNKPKAYVNTIGCQMNVYDSQILAGLLQNAGYEQTHDPDLADLVLCNTCAIRHKAQEKAYSFLGRFAGTRIKKKGPLTIMAGCVAQKEKEKAFVRLPHLDLVLGTQAFGRFETHLKALAAGETRIVDIDPSENIFEGAFTQAPVNLFPGKIQVSRFVTIMQGCENFCTYCVVPYVRGKEKSRDPLAIVEEIKVLAASGVREITLLGQNVNSYAGNTGQVSFADLLHLVSRVDGIERIRFATSHPKDLSKDLIQAMKDIDKVCNHLHLPVQSGSNDVLKRMNRKYDRDTYFKRISALRQACPDIALSTDIIVGFPGESVSDFEQTMNLLETVEFDAVFAFAYSARSFTPAAKFSDQLDEQTKRDRLNELLDFQEKITEKKNKALVGQKVTVLVEGDSPKPRDGFVKKNKNTRQMFGRSDANKIVHFATDQAAIGDLVTLEIINAYPHSLWGEVCESD; from the coding sequence TTGAGCCCAAATAAGCCAAAAGCCTATGTAAACACCATTGGATGCCAGATGAACGTGTATGATTCCCAGATTCTGGCGGGCCTTTTGCAAAATGCCGGGTATGAACAAACCCATGATCCGGATCTGGCAGATCTGGTTCTGTGTAACACCTGTGCCATCCGCCATAAAGCCCAGGAAAAGGCCTATAGTTTCTTAGGTCGTTTTGCAGGCACAAGGATCAAGAAAAAAGGACCACTGACTATTATGGCCGGCTGTGTGGCCCAAAAAGAAAAGGAAAAAGCGTTCGTGCGCCTGCCGCATCTTGATCTGGTTTTAGGCACCCAGGCCTTTGGCCGCTTTGAAACCCATCTTAAGGCACTTGCTGCCGGTGAAACCCGCATTGTGGATATCGATCCCAGTGAAAACATTTTTGAAGGCGCTTTCACACAAGCCCCCGTTAACTTATTTCCCGGAAAAATTCAGGTGTCACGCTTTGTGACGATCATGCAGGGGTGTGAAAATTTTTGTACCTATTGTGTGGTACCCTATGTCCGGGGAAAGGAAAAGAGCCGGGATCCATTGGCCATTGTAGAAGAGATTAAAGTGTTGGCCGCTTCCGGGGTGCGGGAAATCACGTTGCTGGGCCAGAATGTTAATTCCTATGCCGGTAATACTGGGCAGGTCAGCTTTGCTGATTTGCTTCATCTGGTCAGCAGGGTGGACGGGATTGAACGTATCCGGTTTGCCACCTCCCATCCTAAGGATTTATCAAAAGATCTGATCCAGGCCATGAAAGATATTGACAAGGTCTGCAACCATCTTCATCTGCCGGTTCAGTCCGGTTCCAACGACGTATTAAAAAGAATGAACCGTAAATATGACCGTGATACCTATTTTAAAAGAATTTCAGCGTTAAGGCAGGCCTGTCCGGATATTGCCCTGTCCACGGATATTATTGTCGGGTTTCCCGGAGAATCGGTATCTGATTTTGAGCAGACCATGAATTTGCTTGAAACTGTAGAATTTGATGCGGTCTTTGCCTTTGCCTATTCAGCAAGATCATTTACACCGGCAGCCAAATTTTCAGATCAGTTGGATGAACAGACCAAACGCGATCGGCTCAATGAACTGCTGGATTTCCAGGAAAAGATTACTGAAAAGAAAAACAAAGCCTTGGTGGGTCAAAAAGTAACGGTGCTGGTGGAAGGTGACAGTCCAAAACCCCGGGACGGCTTTGTAAAAAAGAATAAAAATACCAGACAGATGTTCGGCAGAAGCGATGCAAATAAAATTGTGCATTTTGCAACGGATCAGGCCGCCATCGGGGATCTGGTTACACTTGAAATTATAAACGCATACCCCCATTCCCTTTGGGGAGAGGTCTGCGAAAGCGATTAA
- a CDS encoding DUF4911 domain-containing protein: protein MQSVVKEYMVDKAKIGFIRFIFEAYEGLAVVTTLESGTGHIRLAMPPDRQDEVNMVTQALKKDFYFEPK, encoded by the coding sequence ATGCAATCTGTTGTAAAAGAATATATGGTGGATAAGGCAAAAATCGGATTTATCCGATTTATTTTTGAAGCCTATGAAGGTTTAGCCGTTGTCACAACATTGGAGTCCGGAACCGGCCATATCCGGCTTGCCATGCCCCCTGACCGGCAGGACGAGGTAAATATGGTCACGCAAGCGTTGAAAAAGGATTTTTATTTTGAGCCCAAATAA
- the recJ gene encoding single-stranded-DNA-specific exonuclease RecJ, producing MEIKIKYTTPDREVIQKLQKALKCHPVIAGLLADKGITSADEANFFLNPDYSRLSNPFELKDMDKAVERIYTAAINKEKILIFGDFDADGVTATAMLYQFLGLVEADLSWYVPHRTKEGYSLQLPHIEMAVSMDVDLIITVDCGIGSHEAVEAANKEDIDVIITDHHEPDTSVPKAFAVINPKQADCNACLEYLAGVGVAFYLIMGLRKVFRNNGLWEKYPEPQLSEYLDLFTIGTIGDMVPLVQDNRVLCVAGIKRIRMGLRPAIVSMAHTSRLDMDKLDSDDISFKIVPRLNAAGRISHARICVSHLTCPARAQTETTAVLLDELNRKRQLIEKEIVEDIERRIADDPSILDNRIIVLWDTRWEASVLGIAASRLARKHGCPVVLLNSKDDIAKGSCRSINQINIHEIFSKIRNLLESFGGHAMAAGLSVRKENLDRLKPALTKVLNLFCTEKDFQPVQTIDAVIKLSDITPELVRQIDMLRPFGTGNPEPVFLIENVWVASSIIMGGCHRKMILKDQSGEHQMEALHFNLSDTTCLPEFFPKLMVKLKADKFKLNHVQGVVQDL from the coding sequence ATGGAAATCAAAATAAAATATACAACACCTGACAGAGAAGTTATTCAAAAACTTCAAAAGGCCCTAAAGTGTCATCCTGTTATCGCAGGACTGCTGGCGGACAAAGGGATCACATCTGCCGATGAAGCAAATTTTTTTCTAAACCCTGATTATTCAAGGCTAAGCAACCCATTTGAATTAAAAGACATGGACAAAGCCGTAGAACGAATCTATACGGCGGCAATTAATAAAGAAAAAATTCTTATTTTTGGTGATTTTGATGCGGACGGAGTAACGGCGACTGCCATGCTTTACCAATTTCTTGGCCTGGTAGAAGCGGATCTGTCCTGGTATGTGCCCCACAGAACAAAAGAAGGCTACAGCCTTCAATTGCCCCACATTGAAATGGCCGTATCCATGGATGTGGATCTGATCATCACTGTAGACTGCGGCATCGGTTCCCATGAAGCGGTTGAGGCAGCAAACAAAGAAGACATTGACGTTATTATCACCGACCACCATGAACCGGACACGTCTGTCCCCAAAGCTTTTGCCGTGATTAATCCAAAGCAGGCCGACTGCAACGCCTGTCTTGAATACCTGGCAGGTGTCGGCGTTGCATTTTACCTGATTATGGGCCTGCGGAAAGTATTCAGGAACAACGGGTTATGGGAAAAATATCCGGAACCCCAATTATCCGAATACCTGGATCTGTTCACCATCGGTACCATTGGAGACATGGTCCCTCTGGTTCAAGACAACCGGGTGCTTTGCGTGGCAGGAATCAAACGCATTCGCATGGGCCTTCGCCCGGCCATTGTCTCCATGGCACACACATCAAGGCTCGACATGGATAAGCTGGATTCCGACGACATTTCATTTAAAATTGTACCAAGGCTGAATGCCGCAGGCCGCATCTCCCATGCAAGAATCTGTGTTTCTCACCTGACCTGCCCTGCCCGGGCCCAAACCGAGACAACGGCAGTCCTCCTTGATGAACTGAATAGAAAACGCCAGCTCATTGAAAAAGAGATTGTTGAAGATATTGAGCGGCGCATTGCAGATGATCCGTCCATACTTGACAACCGAATTATTGTCTTGTGGGACACCAGATGGGAGGCATCCGTGCTCGGTATTGCCGCATCAAGGCTTGCCCGAAAGCATGGATGTCCGGTGGTGCTTCTGAACTCAAAGGATGACATTGCAAAAGGATCATGCCGGAGCATTAATCAGATAAATATACACGAAATATTCTCAAAAATCCGGAATCTGCTGGAAAGCTTTGGGGGACATGCCATGGCAGCAGGATTATCGGTCAGAAAAGAAAACCTTGACCGCCTGAAACCTGCGCTCACAAAAGTCCTGAATTTGTTCTGTACGGAAAAAGACTTCCAACCGGTCCAAACAATTGATGCCGTCATTAAATTATCGGATATTACCCCGGAACTTGTTCGGCAGATAGATATGCTTCGCCCATTTGGCACAGGCAATCCTGAACCTGTCTTCCTTATAGAAAACGTATGGGTGGCATCATCGATCATCATGGGCGGCTGCCATAGAAAAATGATCCTGAAGGATCAAAGCGGGGAACACCAGATGGAGGCATTGCACTTCAACCTATCCGACACAACGTGCCTGCCCGAATTTTTCCCAAAACTTATGGTGAAGCTCAAAGCGGACAAATTTAAGCTAAATCATGTTCAGGGTGTTGTTCAGGATTTGTGA
- a CDS encoding response regulator gives MKKANVLIVDDSRSALFAVRALLSPAGIHTVTASDAFQGQEALRTGQFDLVITDVDMPNMSGLEFCEWIKSNPETAHISVIVLSSLDTDVDIENGFKVGADAYVPKRLANKELIPRIESVMNRCTFVKDKTILVVEDNKTIQMVTKQGLEEAGFKVVLADDGQHALDIIDDAVPDILLTDLNMPRVNGDELCRRLLNLTKYKFLPIVVMSSLGDKPTMRGLIREGVTAFIVKPFNVDMLVVTMEKLLSDHFQRMLEERERLVLEQKLTVGSIASLINALEARDKYTRGHSEAVTRLSLAIGRELGFSDTEMHRLQIAASLHDLGKIGVRDNVLLKPGKLTKEEFEHIQTHTIVVQDILKPLPNMKDVLVAASSHHERWDGTGYPNGLNGEDIPLIGRIIAVADVFDALISDRPYRDGMPVEKALQIITEGVGSHFCPTVADAFFRYMKTLKKGNLS, from the coding sequence ATGAAAAAAGCGAATGTGCTTATTGTTGACGATTCCAGATCTGCTCTTTTTGCTGTGAGAGCGTTGTTGAGCCCTGCAGGGATTCATACGGTAACCGCGTCTGATGCCTTTCAGGGACAAGAAGCGCTGAGAACAGGACAGTTTGATCTGGTGATTACGGATGTGGACATGCCCAACATGTCTGGATTAGAGTTTTGTGAATGGATAAAATCAAATCCGGAAACGGCACATATTTCAGTGATTGTTTTAAGCTCCCTTGATACGGACGTTGATATTGAAAACGGTTTTAAAGTCGGTGCGGATGCATATGTGCCCAAGCGACTGGCAAATAAAGAACTTATTCCACGCATTGAAAGCGTGATGAACAGGTGTACGTTTGTCAAAGATAAAACCATTCTCGTGGTTGAAGACAACAAAACCATTCAGATGGTCACTAAACAGGGGCTTGAGGAGGCTGGCTTCAAGGTGGTGCTTGCCGATGACGGCCAGCATGCCCTTGACATCATTGATGATGCAGTCCCTGATATTTTATTAACGGATCTGAACATGCCCCGGGTGAACGGCGATGAACTTTGTCGCAGGTTGCTTAACCTTACTAAATATAAATTTTTACCCATTGTGGTGATGAGTTCACTTGGCGACAAGCCGACGATGAGAGGCCTTATCAGGGAAGGTGTAACAGCGTTTATTGTCAAACCGTTTAATGTGGATATGCTTGTTGTTACTATGGAGAAGCTGCTTTCAGATCATTTCCAGCGTATGCTTGAAGAACGGGAGCGCCTGGTCTTAGAGCAAAAGTTGACGGTTGGCTCCATTGCCAGTCTGATTAACGCATTGGAAGCCCGGGACAAATACACCCGTGGCCATTCAGAAGCCGTTACCAGACTTTCTTTAGCTATCGGCAGAGAACTTGGATTCTCTGATACGGAAATGCATCGTCTTCAGATCGCTGCAAGCCTTCATGACTTAGGTAAGATTGGTGTTCGTGACAATGTGCTGCTCAAACCGGGTAAACTGACAAAAGAAGAATTTGAGCACATTCAAACCCATACCATTGTTGTTCAGGATATCCTCAAACCGTTACCTAATATGAAAGATGTCCTTGTTGCCGCCTCTTCACATCACGAGCGCTGGGACGGTACCGGTTATCCCAACGGATTGAATGGAGAAGATATTCCCTTAATCGGAAGAATCATTGCTGTTGCCGACGTGTTTGATGCATTGATCAGTGACAGACCATATCGCGACGGCATGCCTGTCGAAAAGGCGCTCCAGATCATTACCGAAGGCGTTGGCTCCCATTTTTGTCCAACGGTTGCGGATGCTTTTTTTAGGTATATGAAGACACTGAAAAAAGGAAACCTGAGCTAA